A genomic region of Ammospiza nelsoni isolate bAmmNel1 chromosome 3, bAmmNel1.pri, whole genome shotgun sequence contains the following coding sequences:
- the PYGB gene encoding glycogen phosphorylase, brain form — translation MAAPLSDGDRRKQISVRGIAGLGDVAEVRKSFNRHLHFTLVKDRNVATPRDYYFALAHTVRDHLVGRWIRTQQHYYERDPKRIYYLSLEFYMGRTLQNTMVNLGLQNACDEAIYQLGLDLEELEEIEEDAGLGNGGLGRLAACFLDSMATLGLAAYGYGIRYEFGIFNQKIVDGWQVEEADDWLRYGNPWEKARPEYMLPVHFYGRVEHTADGVKWIDTQVVLAMPYDTPVPGYKNNTVNTMRLWSAKAPNDFNLQEFNMGDYIEAVLDRNLAENISRVLYPNDNFFEGKELRLKQEYFVVAATLQDIIRRFKSSKFGCRDPVRTCFETFPDKVAIQLNDTHPALSIPELMRILVDVEKVDWDKAWEITKRTCAYTNHTVLPEALERWPVSMFEKLLPRHLEIIYALNQMHLDRVAALYPGDIDRLRRMSVIEEGDCKRINMAHLCVIGSHAVNGVARIHSDIVKNSVFKDFYELEPEKFQNKTNGITPRRWLLLCNPGLADIIAEKIGEGFITDLSQLKKLLEFIDNETFIRDVAKVKQENKLKFAAYLEEHYKVKINPMSMFDVQVKRIHEYKRQLLNCLHAITLYNRIRCNPSKSFVPRTIMIGGKAAPGYHMAKMIIKLITSIGEVINNDPYVGDKLKVIFLENYRVSLAEKVIPAADLSQQISTAGTEASGTGNMKFMVNGALTIGTMDGANVEMAEEAGEENLFIFGMRVEDVEALDRKGYNAREFYERLPELRQAIDQITSGFFSPRDPGCFKDVVNMLMYHDRFKVFADYEAYIKCQGQVDQLFMDPREWTRKVIRNIACSGKFSSDRTITEYAREIWGVEPSATAIPPPNLPRN, via the exons ATGGCGGCGCCGCTGAGCGATGGGGACCGTCGGAAGCAGATCAGCGTGCGGGGCATCGCGGGGCTGGGGGACGTGGCCGAGGTGCGCAAGAGCTTCAATCGCCACCTGCACTTCACCCTCGTCAAGGACCGCAACGTCGCCACCCCCCGCGATTACTACTTCGCGCTGGCGCACACGGTGCGCGACCACCTGGTGGGGCGCTGGATCCGCACCCAGCAGCACTACTACGAGCGGGACCCCAAG CGCATTTACTACCTGTCCCTGGAGTTCTACATGGGCCGCACTCTGCAGAACACCATGGTGAACCTGGGCCTGCAGAATGCCTGTGATGAAGCCATTTACCAG CTGGGTTTGGACTTGGAGGAGCTGGAAGAAATTGAAGAAGATGCTGGACTGGGAAATGGAGGCCTGGGCCGCCTGGCAG CCTGTTTCCTGGACTCCATGGCCacgctggggctggcagcataCGGTTACGGCATCCGCTACGAGTTTGGGATCTTCAACCAGAAGATTGTCGATGGCTGGCAG GTGGAGGAGGCTGACGACTGGCTGCGCTACGGGAACCCGTGGGAGAAGGCTCGCCCCGAGTACATGCTGCCCGTGCACTTCTACGGCCGCGTGGAGCACACTGCCGACGGCGTGAAGTGGATCGACACCCAG GTTGTCCTTGCCATGCCTTACGACACCCCAGTGCCTGGATACAAGAACAACACTGTGAACACCATGAGGCTCTGGTCTGCCAAGGCTCCAAACGACTTCAACCTCCAGGAGT TCAATATGGGTGACTACATCGAGGCAGTGTTGGACAGAAACCTGGCAGAGAACATATCCAGAGTCCTGTACCCCAATGATAAC TTCTTTGAAGGCAAGGAGCTGCGGCTGAAGCAGGAGTACTTTGTGGTGGCTGCCACCCTCCAGGACATCATCCGCCGCTTCAAGTCCTCCAAGTTCGGCTGCCGAGACCCTGTGAGAACGTGCTTTGAAACCTTCCCAGACAAG GTGGCTATTCAGCTCAATGACACCCACCCTGCCCTGTCCATACCAGAGCTCATGCGAATCCTGGTGGATGTGGAGAAGGTGGACTGGGACAAG GCCTGGGAGATCACAAAGAGGACGTGTGCCTACACCAACCACACTGTGCTGCCCGAAGCCCTGGAGCGCTGGCCGGTCTCCATGTTTGAGAAGCTGCTGCCGCGGCACCTGGAGATCATTTACGCCCTCAACCAAATGCACCTGGAT cgCGTGGCAGCTCTGTACCCGGGGGACATCGACCGCCTGCGCAGGATGTCGGTGATCGAGGAGGGCGACTGCAAGAGGATCAACATGGCGCACCTCTGCGTCATCGGCTCGCACGCCGTCAACGGCGTGGCCCGCATCCACTCCGACATCGTGAAGAACTCGGT GTTCAAGGATTTCTATGAGCTGGAGCCAGAAAAGTTTCAGAACAAGACCAATGGGATCACGCcgaggcgctggctcctgctgtGCAACCCAGGACTGGCGGACATTATTGCTGAG AAAATTGGGGAAGGCTTCATCACAGATCTGAGCCAGCTGAAGAAGCTCCTGGAGTTCATAGATAATGAGACTTTTATCAGGGATGTGGCAAAAGTCAAGCAG GAGAACAAGCTGAAGTTTGCAGCCTACCTGGAGGAGCACTACAAGGTGAAGATCAACCCAATGTCCATGTTTGATGTCCAGGTGAAGCGAATCCATGAGTACAAGCGGCAGCTGCTGAACTGCCTGCACGCCATCACCCTCTACAACC GCATCAGATGTAATCCATCCAAATCCTTTGTGCCCAGGACCATTATGATTGGAGGAAAG GCAGCCCCTGGCTACCACATGGCCAAGATGATCATCAAACTCATCACATCCATTGGTGAGGTCATCAACAACGACCCCTATGTGGGGGACAAGCTCAAGGTCATCTTCCTGGAGAACTACCGGGTGTCCTTGGCTGAGAAGG TGATCCCAGCAGCGGATCTCTCCCAGCAGATCtccacagctggcacagaggcCTCGGGCACTGGCAACATGAAGTTCATGGTGAACGGGGCCCTCACCATCGGGACCATGGACGGGGCCAACGTGGAGATGGCTGAGGAGGCGGGCGAAGAAAATCTCTTCATATTTGGCATGAGGGTGGAGGACGTGGAGGCCCTGGATCGGAAAGG GTACAACGCCCGCGAGTTCTACGAGCGCCTGCCCGAGCTGCGCCAGGCCATCGACCAGATCACCAGCGGCTTCTTCTCCCCTCGGGACCCCGGCTGCTTCAAGGATGTGGTGAACATGCTCATGTACCACGACAG GTTTAAGGTGTTTGCAGACTATGAGGCCTACATTAAGTGCCAAGGGCAAGTGGACCAGCTGTTCATG GATCCCCGTGAATGGACGAGGAAAGTGATCAGGAACATTGcgtgctcgggcaagttctcCAGTGACAGAACCATCACGGAGTATGCCCGTGAGATCTGGGGGGTGGAGCCTTCTGCCACAGCCATCCCCCCGCCCAACCTGCCCCGAAACTGA